A genomic segment from Poecilia reticulata strain Guanapo linkage group LG3, Guppy_female_1.0+MT, whole genome shotgun sequence encodes:
- the LOC103462155 gene encoding protein C activator, with the protein MAMLKVLLLLVLLLGVSVNSEVSLQKRIIGGHDCDDQQRLYHVRLVGSKGQLRTRCGGSLIHPEWILTAAHCWKSETGWTNVAIFKVHPWSAKQQHQVNQHDPVIYTHGDLKHDIMLLKLQRPVRNVPIAQLPNCNNPLKIGDDVQLAGEGSTTTGPNNQRLPEIPSAPQHLQCIDMKVVQVSQFKPTCGRVFYTAAPNRDTCYGDSGGGVMFNNMIYGVTVEMGPNVCQKPVTNMDVCEYMDWIKKTTGLK; encoded by the exons ATGGCTATGCTGAAggttttgctgctgctggtgctgctgctgg gtgtTTCAGTGAACTCAGAAGTTTCTCTGCAGAAGAGAATCATTGGAGGTCATGACTGTGATGACCAGCAGCGTCTTTATCATGTCCGGCTGGTGGGCAGCAAGGGTCAATTAAGGACCCGCTGTGGAGGATCTCTCATCCACCCTGAGTGGATCCTGACTGCAGCTCACTGCTGGAAGTCAGAGACAGGATG GACTAATGTAGCAATATTTAAAGTTCATCCATGGAGTGCTAAACAGCAGCATCAGGTGAACCAACACGATCCTGTGATTTATACTCACGGTGACCTGAAGCACGACATCATGTTGCTGAAGCTTCAGAGACCAGTAAGAAATGTCCCAATTGCTCAGCTACCAAATTGCAACAATCCTCTTAAAAT AGGTGATGATGTTCAGCTGGCAGGAGAGGGATCAACGACAACTGGCCCCAATAATCAGCGAT TACCTGAAATTCCTTCTGCTCCACAACATCTTCAGTGTATCGACATGAAAGTTGTTCAGGTTTCACAATTCAAGCCGACATGTGGGCGTGTATTTTATACTGCAGCACCAAACAGAGATACATGTTAT GGCGACTCTGGTGGAGGAGTGATGTTCAACAACATGATTTATGGTGTGACTGTTGAAATGGGACCAAATGTATGTCAGAAACCAGTTACAAACATGGATGTGTGTGAATACATGGATTggataaagaaaacaactggGCTTAAGTAA